Within Topomyia yanbarensis strain Yona2022 chromosome 2, ASM3024719v1, whole genome shotgun sequence, the genomic segment ATAACCATTAAATGATTCTTCGATGTATGCATGGctataaaaaatcataacagTCGTAAGgtttcacatgaaatttcactGCACAGAGGTAAATTACGCGTCTTATATTTGAACAACCAGGCAGACTTTCGTATTAATGGGATTATAGGTCTATTTCCACAATATTTTTGTCATGTGCACCAGGAGTCAATTGCGAAAGAGAGACTTGTGATTCCGCATAGGGATTGTAGTACCGAGACTGCTTTTTGCCATTGAAAcgcgttattttttttatttattttcaacacGTAGATCATCTCGTGCGTGACCACAATCTCTCTCAAGATTAATTTACCATTCGTTTGGAAATGTTTGTATTGAATTTCCAGCTGGATGCTTTGTCATTGGTGTTGCTTTTCTCAATGAGCATCTTATCTCGTCCCAAGCAAAATTGCATTATACAGTGAAATGGAAACATGATTATACACTTGACATGTGTATTAGATATTAGGTACGTCGGCACACATATGTTTCTTCTGGCTTAGGACAGTTTCGTCCATTGACTTGTAATTCGATAAtgtattcgttttaaataatgccCAAGTACCTATATGTAAAACGTTATGTTCATCACCTGATAAGAGGCTCAAGAAAGCGATGTAAGGTTGAATTCGATGAACTGCACTGAATTAAAACTGAATTCaactgtaatttaaaaaaaaaaattgatactcGCATGTGAATCACTCGAGAGCGAAACAGGATGGTATGATCAGTAAATGCATGGAGGCTCTAGCGCTTTACATTGTCCAGTAGCTATCGTTTGTTTTGGATCAAGTAAACATATTTCACTAAACCGCCTGTGAAACGTTACAtccataaaaatatataaactgCATTAATGACCATTTTATTTACTTTGTTTCTCTTATAGGATCTTGTGGATGGTGCCTATCTACGCTTTGAATGCGGTAAGTTTTTATGAAATAATGCAATGAAAATGGCTcagtatttattaaatttagaTTATCCACGTTTTACGCTTGGGGTCTCTTTTTAATCTAGTGTATAGCTAACCACAGCTCTCATTGCTACATTAACTTGCTCTAATTGTTCAATTTCCCAAAAACAATCCCTATTCCTTGTTACCCTAACTTATAAACCCTATTTTGTTTCAGTGGCTCTGCCTGATCTTCCCACAGCACGCCATTTACATGGACAGTATTCGGGAGTGTTACGAAGCGTACGTAATATACAACTTTATGAAGTACCTGCTCAACTATCTCAACCTCGAGATGGACCTAGAGCGAACGCTGGAATACAAACCGCCCGTGAAGCACATTTTTCCCCTATGCTGTTTGGCACCGTGGCCTCCGGGAAGGGAATTTGTACATAACTGCAAACATGGCATCCTGCAGTACACGGTGGTACGACCGATAACCACCTTCGTGGCTTAGTAAGTATTCATTCTTACGGAATAGGTTATACAGATACAGATCGCACACATTAGCTTCTTTCCTCTAGCATTTGTGAAGTGAATGGTGTCTACGGGGAAGGACTCTTCGAAACGGATGTGGCATTTTTGTACATAGTTGTCATCAATAATTGTTCCCAATTTATTGCCATGTACTGCCTGGTGCTGTTCTATAAGGCCAACAAGCATGAGTTAAGACAGATGCAGCCCTTTCGTAAATTTCTGTGTATTAAGACAGTGATCTTTTTCTCATTTTTGTAAGCTTTTTCTCCGATAGGTGTTCATTGGCAAAATAATTCTCacgcatttatttttttagccAAGGGGTAACCATCTACTTACTAGTGTATTATGGTGTCATCAAAGACGTTTTCGGTTCGGAAAGCAACGACGATCCTAAGTTGCTATCCTCGAAACTGCAGAATTTTCTCATTTGTATCGAAATGTTCTTTGCCGCTCTGGCTCATCACTACAGTTTCTCGCATAAACCTTACGAACGGAATATTCCGTTGAATATCATGAATAGCAGCATCAATGGAAACAACAGTGGATCGTGGTATAGCGGATTGTTGAACATGCTGGACATTTCCGACGTGCACCAAGACGTCAGTGAACATTTGGGTGTGGTGGGCAGTTCACTGAGCAGGCGGTTACGGGGCAGAACAACTTATCAAACGCCACGTGGTGGCAGCGGAATGTGTGATATCGTTGGTAGTTCAGAGCGGGAGTACTTGGTACAACCGGCGGGTGGTTCGGGTAGTTTAAGTACAGGTCACTGCTATCAAAGTGGAATGAGCCATTCAAGCAATCAGATGTATTCCAATCTTCCCAAATCGGCGCAACATCGCTATGGCACACTGGACAGTGGGATTAGCATTGTAAAACCGAAGATCGATAAACTAGTGGAAACACCCAACGAAGGGGCTCCCAAAACGGCGAGCATTTTCGGTCAGCTTAAAAACACTAA encodes:
- the LOC131679158 gene encoding transmembrane protein 184C, which encodes MCIPKLHGFCSQWRSWFRPLLFVIYALFVLIVLPLLIVNSVKDGFSRKDQLILIGGLFVLAAIPISIRQITQHIVHLTQPVLQKHIIRILWMVPIYALNAWLCLIFPQHAIYMDSIRECYEAYVIYNFMKYLLNYLNLEMDLERTLEYKPPVKHIFPLCCLAPWPPGREFVHNCKHGILQYTVVRPITTFVAYICEVNGVYGEGLFETDVAFLYIVVINNCSQFIAMYCLVLFYKANKHELRQMQPFRKFLCIKTVIFFSFFQGVTIYLLVYYGVIKDVFGSESNDDPKLLSSKLQNFLICIEMFFAALAHHYSFSHKPYERNIPLNIMNSSINGNNSGSWYSGLLNMLDISDVHQDVSEHLGVVGSSLSRRLRGRTTYQTPRGGSGMCDIVGSSEREYLVQPAGGSGSLSTGHCYQSGMSHSSNQMYSNLPKSAQHRYGTLDSGISIVKPKIDKLVETPNEGAPKTASIFGQLKNTKNLNLMLARTPSLDNLNSIKSEVTTSSSSNQKALATTASGRTSANTTNNTTSTSDSNLRKSESNNSDWLSTPDDELGIDVKGLGNDRINYHPERRA